The stretch of DNA CCGAACTCGCCCGCCTGGCGCGCGAATGGTTCGATCTGCCGCGTGCACCGCGTCTGCGTATCCGCGTCGGCGACGCCCGCGAGGTGACCGAGAGTCTGCGCGAGCAGACGCGCGACGTCGTGATCCGCGACGCGTTCAGCGGAAGTCTGACGCCCGAGCACCTGACGACCGTCGAGTTCACTCGCGCGGTGCAACGACTCCTGGCCCCGGGCGGACTCTACATAGCGAACTGCGGCGACCGCCGGGGCCTCATCTCGGTTCGGTCGGAGATCTCGACCATCGCCGAGGTGTTCGAGAACATCGAACTGATCTCCGACCCCGCCATGTTCAAAGGACGGCGGGCCGGCAACATCCTCGTCGTCGCGGGAGACGGGCCGCTTCCCGCCTCCGCGGACCTCGAGCGCGCGCTGCGTTCCGATCCCGAACCCGCACGGCTGATGACCGGACGCGACGCGACGGCCTTCG from Gordonia humi encodes:
- a CDS encoding spermidine synthase — translated: MAASRPTPEAGVFDISTGTAELVHSVDGGWLLSINGAQSSHIDPDRPDQLDFEYMRQAAAVVGDAYRDRSTPLRVLHLGAAACALPRHLAHRYPQSRHVAVEIDAELARLAREWFDLPRAPRLRIRVGDAREVTESLREQTRDVVIRDAFSGSLTPEHLTTVEFTRAVQRLLAPGGLYIANCGDRRGLISVRSEISTIAEVFENIELISDPAMFKGRRAGNILVVAGDGPLPASADLERALRSDPEPARLMTGRDATAFGSGRIRHDEQDRG